Proteins from a genomic interval of Trichoderma breve strain T069 chromosome 2, whole genome shotgun sequence:
- a CDS encoding PAP2 superfamily domain-containing protein, protein MMDLGSGKPKLPALLTEHVNLAFLNRLPARYVRRRPRAKSNTTHRGEDITSLQTSFNFWDGLRDLQKHQWRLADLQYVVLAGLTLFSLYMAPPAPALKLFALMGAAWVLLMPATRQFFLPSLPIWVWLLYFFTSRFIPTEYRPHIWVRILPALENVLYGANLSNILSAHKHPILDILAWLPYGIMHFGAPAVCSLIIFIFSAPGTTPVFARAFGWMSILGVTIQLIFPCTPPWYENEHGLVPAAYGMPGSPAGLARVDAIFGIDLYTTNFTNAPLPFGAFPSLHAANAVLEALFMSHCFPQFKFFFAAYAGWVWWATMYLSHHYAIDLVTGGLIAAAFYYSSRARWLPQRQADKLTRWEYEYVETGDHHKVVDEESGQYFSLGFIDHRRANSSDGWTVASSSSCSSSSGTLSPTASEASIPGMLVMDLTSDGQAWDGQIPPRDVDLSEVVVSR, encoded by the exons ATGATGGATCTTGGATCGGGAAAGCCCAAGTTGCCGGCGCTGCTGACGGAGCACGTCAACTTGGCTTTCCTCAACCGCCTTCCCGCCCGCTACGTTCGCCGGCGCCCTCGGGCAAAGTCCAACACGACGCATCGCGGCGAGGACATCACGAGCCTGCAGACTTCGTTCAACTTCTGGGACGGCTTGCGAGACCTGCAGAAGCACCAATGGCGCCTTGCCGACCTGCAATACGTCGTCCTGGCCGGTCTGACGCTCTTCTCGCTCTACATGGctcctccggctccggcCCTCAAGCTGTTTGCCCTCATGGGCGCCGCATGGGTTCTCCTCATGCCGGCCACCCGCCAGTTCTTCCTCCCGTCGCTTCCCATCTGGGTCTGGCTGCTTTACTTTTTCACTAGTCG ATTTATCCCTACCGAGTATCGTCCTCATATTTGGGTTCGAATCTTGCCCGCCCTGGAAAACGTTCTCTACGGCGCCAATCTTTCCAACATTCTCTCGGCCCACAAGCATCCCATTCTGGATATTCTGGCTTGGCTTCCCTATGGCATCATGCACTTCGGAGCGCCTGCAGTGTGCTCTCtaatcatcttcatcttctccgctCCTGGCACCACCCCCGTCTTCGCCCGTGCCTTTGGTTGGATGAGCATTCTTGGCGTTACTATTCAGCTCATCTTCCCCTGCACGCCACCATGGTATGAGAATGAACATGGACTCGTCCCTGCTGCTTACGGCATGCCCGGATCTCCCGCTGGATTGGCTCGTGTCGACGCGATTTTCGGCATTGACCTGTATACAACCAACTTCACCAATGCCCCGCTTCCATTTGGCGCATTCCCCTCTCTCCACGCTGCGAATGCTGTCCTCGAAGCCTTGTTCATGAGCCACTGCTTCCCCCAGTTCAAgttcttctttgctgcttACGCTGGCTGGGTCTGGTGGGCCACCATGTATCTGAGCCACCACTATGCCATCGACCTGGTGACTGGCGgtctcattgctgctgccttttACTACTCTTCTCGTGCTAGGTGGCTGCCCCAACGCCAGGCCGACAAGCTGACACGATGGGAATACGAGTATGTCGAGACCGGCGACCACCACAAGGTCGTAGACGAAGAGTCCGGCCAGTACTTCAGCTTGGGCTTCATCGACCACCGCCGTGCCAACTCTAGCGACGGATGGACTGttgccagcagctccagctgcagctctagCAGTGGCACCCTCAGCCCCACTGCTTCAGAAGCCTCAATCCCCGGAATGCTAGTCATGGACTTGACTAGCGACGGGCAGGCCTGGGATGGCCAGATCCCACCCAGAGACGTTGATTTGAGCGAAGTTGTTGTATCACGGTAA
- a CDS encoding protein kinase domain-containing protein, producing the protein MSRQQPQQQPQVQPCRYKVGKTLGAGSYSVVKECVHIDTGRYYAAKVINKRLMAGREHMVRNEIAVLKKVSMGHQNILTLVDYFETMNNLYLVTDLALGGELFDRICRKGSYYESDAADLIRATLSAVAYLHDHGIVHRDLKPENLLFRTPEDNADLLIADFGLSRIMDEEQFHVLTTTCGTPGYMAPEIFKKTGHGKPVDLWAIGVITYFLLCGYTPFDRDSDFEEMQAILNADYSFTPVEYWRGVSSYAKDFIRRCLTIDQDKRITAHEALQHPFVAGLAPSDGAGENLLPTIKKNFNARRTLHAAIDTVRAINKLREAQNLMMDGARSQEPARARGGPNAAAPPISGARKDDSAISMGSSQGNDVDTSAHRQADDVVMGNTTPSSDVPALLQPGNLANRIVQTSKGLWNPEAAR; encoded by the exons ATGAGCcgccagcagcctcagcagcaaccTCAGGTTCAGCCCTGCAGATACAAAGTCGGAAAGACACTGGGAGCGGGCTCGTACTCCGTCGTCAAGGAATGCGTCCATATTGATACCGGGCGCTACTATGCGGCCAAAGTTATCAACAAGCGACTCATGGCGGGGCGAGAGCACATG GTTCGCAATGAAATCGCCGTCCTCAAAAAGGTGTCCATGGGGCACCAAAACATCCTAACGCTAGTCGACTACTTCGAGACAATGAACAACCTCTATCTTGTTACGGACCTGGCTCTCGGAGGCGAACTGTTTGATCGCATCTGCCGCAAGGGCTCATACTATGAATCCGATGCGGCCGATCTCATCCGCGCAACGCTGTCCGCCGTCGCATACCTCCACGACCACGGTATTGTTCACCGCGACTTGAAGCCCGAGAATCTACTCTTCCGCACACCCGAAGACAATGCAGACTTGCTCATCGCCGACTTTGGTCTCTCCCGCATCATGGACGAGGAACAGTTCCATGTCTTGACCACCACCTGCGGCACTCCTGGCTACATGGCTCCCGAGATTTTTAAGAAGACGGGCCATGGTAAGCCCGTCGACCTGTGGGCCATAGGCGTCATCACCTACTTCCTCCTGTGCGGTTACACCCCGTTCGACCGTGACTCCGACTTTGAAGAGATGCAGGCCATCCTCAACGCCGACTACAGCTTCACTCCGGTCGAGTACTGGCGCGGCGTCTCGTCGTATGCCAAGGACTTCATCCGCCGCTGCCTCACCATCGACCAGGACAAGCGCATCACTGCCCACGAAGCCCTGCAGCACCCCTTCGTCGCCGGCCTCGCGCCCTCAGATGGCGCTGGCGAGAACTTGTTGCCCACGATTAAGAAGAACTTCAACGCTCGGCGCACGCTTCACGCTGCCATCGACACCGTTCGcgccatcaacaagctccGTGAGGCGCAGAATCTGATGATGGACGGCGCCCGCTCCCAAGAGCCTGCTCGCGCTCGTGGAGGTCCcaacgctgctgctccgCCCATCAGCGGTGCTCGTAAGGACGACAGCGCCATATCTATGGGCTCTAGTCAGGGCAACGACGTCGACACCAGCGCTCACAGACAGGCTGATGATGTAGTCATGGGCAACACAACGCCCAGCTCCGACGTGCCTGCGTTGCTACAGCCAGGCAATCTAGCTAACCGTATCGTGCAAACAAGCAAAGGTCTCTGGAACCCTGAAGCCGCAAGGTAG
- a CDS encoding DNA-directed RNA polymerase I subunit RPA34.5 domain-containing protein, whose product MAPKEPFKIHSLSKHVEDTKKGLSASAQYNRRPVSKPAAAIIKNEPGVALFPNNNDSDESSESSDSDSDSDEGNSADFLKKIGANGAKASTTPKRRSRDEEIADSDVERNASAKRNAAAKKEQIVKKEQSSSESSSESSSESESEQSEPKKTNGAGAKQAAAVQESSSSSSEEESEEEEESSDEEEEAPKPTPKPISKTPAAPAATNGTPKTPAKVPAKASTSSSSSEEESSEEESSEDEEEVPEQADASKKPAEESSSDSEDSDAEVDDSMHISDREMNNQVGTPNFIAPDFALRKGDDGANGQDVARICNEANLQGKQFWYFTVPSNVPISVIENIEIPMDRSQIGNRVFSHDGQDYGVSFDTIATKSSIQILIPSASDSKYQPTRKQIDQTMHIKRIANLGGAAASSVGPAPRRAPRPQPKGLRARYQPFGVNTPMGNIGADAPGDEDVDMAEAPAALATPKSTKKEKKGKKEDAKKKKDADVAAESNTTDVKSSKTDRKGKRKHTTSEDDAITAEQQLRDENQSAETKSKKQKTARVSSPDLGAELPSAAKKQTPIAPPAIPSSAFSSSATAIATPSKVVAVTPSTAKKSTKKTKPETPVPAPRQTAVPLPNIPLTSRPKESPVPLPPSSALLATPVQSKSKKSKKSKDEVNATGSSQQSPPPSAQGGDKKKSTIKAKGSS is encoded by the exons ATGGCGCCTAAAGAGCCCTTCAAGATTCACTCGCTTAGCAAGCACGTCGAAGATACTAAGAAGGGCCTCAGCGCCTCAGCACAGTACAATCGGCGGCCTGTCTCCAAGCCAGCGGCAGCGATCATCAAGAATGAGCCCGGTGTCGCCCTTTTCCCGAACAACAATGACAGCGACGAATCGAGCGAAAGCAGCGACAGTGATAGTGACAGCGATGAAGGTAACAGCGCCGATTTTTTGAAGAAGATCGGTGCCAATGGCGCAAAAGCTTCGACAACTCCCAAACGGCGCAGCAGGGACGAAGAGATCGCCGATAGCGACGTCGAGCGCAACGCTTCTGCCAAACGCAACGCTGCTGCTAAGAAAGAGCAGATTGTGAAGAAAGAGCAGTCTTCTTCTGAATCTTCCAGCGAGTCATCCAGCGAGTCCGAATCGGAGCAAAGCGAGCCCAAGAAGACAAACGGAGCTGGCGCCAAACAAGCTGCGGCGGTCCAGGAATcctcaagcagcagctccgaagaagaaagcgaggaggaagaagagtctagcgatgaggaggaagaagccccCAAGCCTACCCCCAAGCCTATCTCGAAGACACCGGCCGCACCTGCCGCTACAAATGGCACCCCCAAGACACCAGCCAAGGTACCTGCCAAAGCTTCTACTTCGAGCAGTTCTAGCGAGGAGGAGTCAAGCGAAGAAGAATCaagcgaggatgaggaagaagtgCCTGAACAGGCGGACGCTTCAAAGAAGCCTGCAGAGGAATCTTCTTCCGACTCAGAGGATAGTGATGCTGAAGTCGACGATTCCATGCACATTTCAGATCGCGAGATGAACAACCAAGTCGGAACGCCGAATTTCATCGCTCCCGATTTCGCACTTCGCAAGGGAGACGACGGAGCCAATGGCCAGGATGTGGCTCGCATCTGCAATGAAGCAAATTTGCAGGGCAAGCAGTTCTGGTACTTTACGGTTCCTTCCAACGTCCCCATCTCTGTTATCGAGAACATAGAGATCCCCATGGACCGATCGCAGATTGGAAACCGAGTCTTTTCACATGACGGCCAAGACTATGGCGTCTCCTTCGACACGATTGCGACCAAGAGCTCGATCCAGATTTTGATTCCCTCAGCCAGCGATTCCAAGTACCAACCAA CCCGCAAACAAATCGACCAGACCATGCACATCAAGAGAATTGCCAATCTCGGAGGtgccgctgcttcttctgtcGGTCCCGCGCCTCGTCGCGCCCCTCGACCACAACCAAAGGGTCTCAGGGCTAGGTATCAGCCATTCGGCGTGAATACCCCGATGGGCAATATCGGAGCAGATGCGCCTGGTGACGAAGATGTTGACATGGCCGAAGCACCTGCGGCATTAGCCACTCCCAAATCtaccaagaaagagaagaagggcaagaaggaagatgccaaaaagaagaaggacgctGATGTTGCTGCGGAGAGCAATACTACGGATGTGAAGTCTTCTAAGACCGATCGCAAGGGCAAGAGAAAACACACCACCtcagaagatgatgccatcactGCTGAGCAGCAACTCCGAGATGAGAATCAATCTGCGGagaccaagagcaagaagcagaagacgGCCAGGGTCAGCAGTCCTGATCTCGGAGCAGAATTGCCCTCAGCCGCCAAAAAGCAAACTCCTATCGCACCACCAGCCATCCCGTCGTCGGCATTTTCGTCATCGGCCACCGCTATTGCCACTCCCTCCAAGGTCGTAGCAGTTACTCCTAGTACGGCCAAGAAGTCGACTAAGAAGACAAAGCCCGAGACTCCTGTGCCCGCACCGCGTCAAACAGCGGTTCCTCTGCCAAACATTCCCCTGACTTCCCGACCAAAAGAATCGCCGGTTCCTCTcccgccttcttctgcacTCCTCGCTACACCTGTGCAGtcaaagagcaagaagagcaagaagagcaaagatgaGGTCAATGCCACTGGTTCGTCACAGCAGAGCCCTCCACCAAGTGCTCAGGGAGGGGATAAGAAAAAATCCACGATCAAAGCCAAGGGATCGAGCTAG
- a CDS encoding RF-1 domain-containing protein — MLLWHLSKKTVLPAIVSRQPRLSLSLSQPVRFKRYEAYDAQLDQDALAEARVWYNSFDASQLPKGNTTYARSSGPGGQHVNKTETKAVTVYPVKDLLTVLPKYLHSAVRSSKYYTAGNDSLTFSAQTHRSKSANLDENKRKLIDEVMGIYRELTPAETSSEKKKKHQEIKDSEKRFHETRVQDKKFNSAKKQSRRGPSE, encoded by the exons ATGTTACTGTGGCATCTGTCAAAGAAAACGGTGCTACCAGCAATCGTGTCTCGGCAGCCGAGGCTGTCGCTGTCCTTATCTCAGCCGGTCAGATTCAAACGCTACGAGGCGTATGATGCTCAACTAGACCAGGACGCCTTGGCCGAGGCACGAGTGTGGTACAATTCATTTGACGCCTCTCAGTTGCCCAAGGGCAATACCACATATGCCAGGTCTAGTGGGCCTGGAGGGCAGCACGTCAATAA AACTGAAACCAAGGCAGTCACGGTATATCCCGTGAAAGACCTGCTCACTGTTCTCCCCAAATATCTTCATTCCGCAGTGCGGTCTTCCAAGTACTACACTGCCGGCAATGACTCTCTCACATTTTCGGCGCAAACTCATCGGTCCAAATCTGCCAACCTTGATGAGAACAAACGCAAGCTCATAGACGAGGTCATGGGCATCTATCGCGAATTAACACCTGCCGAGACAAGTtctgagaagaagaagaagcaccaGGAAAT TAAAGACAGTGAAAAGCGATTTCACGAGACACGAGTTCAGGACAAAAAATTCAACAGCGCCAAAAAGCAGTCACGAAGGGGGCCTTCGGAATAG
- a CDS encoding FAD binding domain-containing protein — protein sequence MEAAATSKVDVLIIGAGPAGLMLSLWMAKLGVKTRVVDKRTGKIVSGQADGFQCRTLEIFDSFGIGHKVWHEANHMHEVSFWNPDEDGKIRRHHRGPNTQPNLSRFTEAVLHQGRVESILIDTIRASASPKHPLVEIERSVMPTSLHIDESCVDDEDAYPVEVTLRHLTEEEATPTQREEKVRAKYVVGCDGAHSWVRKTLGEEYQMKGESTDAIWGVLDIIPITDFPDIRSRCMIHSAEFGAMMIIPRENKLVRVYTQLKQVSTGTGRVDRSQITPDVILETARKILSPYTLDYHYIDWWTAYQIGQRVGDRFSKHNRVFLTGDAVHTHSPKAGQGMNVSMGDTYNLGWKLGLVCKKLLQPHVLDTYELERRQIARQLIAFDHKFSRLFSGRPAKDASDEAGSSMSEFQQAFREAQLFITGVGIRYQPSVLTSESDLKGGLQGTETPSQSQVTSSAESAAHCQPGRRFASQIVLSQADARPWELQLHMPSNGRFRVVVFGGDISQATQLATVNKLGSWLQANVLSPAKSPRISLAPGPDPRGGSGSSQWMTDEDPSIVDVLLVHSAPRDKIELLQDLHEVFHPFDKKLGWDYGKVFADDHGKVHEYYGVDPDRGAVVAVRPDGYIGLVTGLQAEDGWTRLQAWFGGLLRPSPSSS from the exons AtggaagctgctgcaacaTCAAAGGTCGATGTGCTCATTATTGGAGCCGGCCCCGCAGGCCTCATGCTCTCCCTTTGGATGGCCAAGTTGGGTGTCAAGACGAGAGTCGTGGACAAGCGAACTGGCAAAATCGTGTCCGGTCAAGCAGACGG ATTTCAGTGTCGTACCCTAGAGATTTTCGACAGCTTCGGTATCGGACACAAAGTATGGCACGAGGCAAACCATATGCATG AGGTCAGTTTCTGGAATCCAGACGAGGATGGCAAGATTCGTCGCCACCACCGTGGTCCCAATACTCAACCGAATCTTTCGCGGTTCACCGAGGCCGTGTTGCACCAAGGTCGTGTCGAGAGCATTCTGATCGATACAATCCGggcctctgcctctcctaAACACCCATTGGTCGAGATTGAGCGGAGCGTTATGCCAACCTCGCTGCATATTGACGAGAGCTGtgttgatgacgaagatgcctATCCCGTAGAAGTGACGCTGCGCCATCTGACTGAGGAAGAAGCCACCCCGACGCAAAG agaggagaaagtTCGAGCCAAGTATGTGGTTGGATGTGACGGAGCACATTCATGGGTGAGAAAGACGCTTGGTGAAGAGTACCAGATGAAGGGTGAATCAACTGATGCTATTTG GGGAGTACTGGACATTATTCCTATCACAGACTTCC CGGACATTAGAAGCAGATGCATGATACACAGTGCTGAGTTCGGCGCCATGATGATCATTCCGAGAGAAAACAAGCTTGTCCGAGTTTACACCCAACTTAAACAAGTATCCACAGGCACAGGACGCGTTGACAGATCACAAATTACCCCAGATGTCATCTTGGAGACAGCAAGAAAGATTCTGAGCCCTTACACTCTCGACTACCACTACATTGATTG GTGGACAGCATATCAAATTGGGCAACGAGTCGGCGATCGTTTTAGCAAACACAATCGTGTCTTCCTTACAGGAG ATGCGGTGCATACACACTCACCCAAGGCCGGCCAAGGCATGAACGTTTCCATGGGAGATACGTACAACCTTGGCTGGAAACTCGGCCTCGTATGTAAGAAGTTGCTGCAGCCGCACGTCCTTGATACGTACGAGTTGGAACGGAGGCAGATTGCTCGGCAGCTCATTGCCTTTGATCACAAGTTCTCCAGGCTCTTCTCAGGGAGGCCGGCCAAGGACGCCTCTGACGAGGCGGGATCTTCCATGAGTGAATTTCAACAGGCATTCCGAGAAGCACAATTG TTCATCACAGGTGTCGGCATCCGCTATCAGCCCAGCGTCCTTACATCAGAGAGTGATTTGAAAGGAGGCTTGCAAGGCACTGAGACACCGTCTCAAAGCCAGGTCACAAGCTCAGCCGAATCTGCCGCGCATTGCCAGCCGGGCAGACGCTTTGCGTCGCAAATAGTGCTGTCACAGGCAGACGCCCGGCCAtgggagctgcagctgcatatGCCATCCAATGGCCGCTTCCGCGTCGTCGTATTCGGTGGTGACATCTCGCAAGCCACGCAGCTGGCCACAGTCAACAAGCTTGGCAGCTGGCTCCAGGCCAATGTGCTGTCGCCGGCCAAATCGCCTCGCATCAGCCTGGCTCCTGGGCCAGACCCGCGTGGAGGATCAGGATCATCGCAGTGGATGACGGATGAGGACCCGTCCATTGTCGACGTGCTGCTGGTGCACTCGGCGCCACGAGACAAgattgagctgctgcaggaTCTGCACGAGGTCTTCCATCCTTTCGATAAGAAGCTGGGTTGGGACTATGGCAAGGTGTTTGCCGACGACCATGGTAAGGTACACGAGTATTACGGCGTTGATCCAGACAGGGGGGCCGTTGTAGCGGTGCGTCCCGACGGTTACATTGGTCTGGTGACGGGACTGCAGGCGGAAGATGGCTGGACGCGGCTGCAGGCCTGGTTTGGCGGGTTGCTGAGGCCAAGTCCAAGCTCAAGCTAA
- a CDS encoding mRNA cleavage and polyadenylation factor CLP1 p-loop domain-containing protein: protein MSSNKRRKLDTQAAPSSAVSALSALAARRRLVTNVPAKEPSSSPEPEESASARTNSFSVLQTLKRQNEPPKSPKKNGSRGPLNRGDTRASTSQGGKMSDPSTPEAGLLSSRVMYSSFLLNKNNCRTTAKGTIALKLRDSERFIAIGSFGIKVIAGEATVFGATLQPSDPIHWIHAPHCHAIPVIRTSEKTSLELHHDPNADGLRRLSRLSPLFRGIWGESKDDSTEHSLGKGRTFQIVCSSDDAPKKCVIQELSSPPAWNKKLADLVSVAKGGPFTTLVCGPKSAGKSTFSKMLVNRILTSEATRTGSHGMAILDLDPGQPEYAPCGTISLVHITRPNLSAAFTHPNLDDESYRVIRCHALASMTPAAAPEHYLECVLDLLDYYRRLLRNCHLLINTPGWILGTGQDLLVEIISRVNPPEVIYMSEDGPADVVEVLRGATKRTFTTLPSQPSEFASRTAAHLRAMQAMSYFHLQDQKQLIAGLRPSWNPSPLSSIPPLQVRYSGNQRGILGILLYDYQSPSELLSQAINGMILAAVDVEDPKAFRNLASTAQLSVDGGGKDGYSAMEDFISRTTEGLPYIPNASDITLDPCFSRTIGLVLIRGIDTTTQTLQLLTPIPLQTIEQIRSQGRQIVLVHGKFDAPTWAYTEDLYGRSQQDDINADKPLEIVNEDPNEDEDEDEAEDVDEEEASAESEAPSDPSAGSSTALPWVEVLRGSQKRPVGSRVWRVRRDLGRNIGGD, encoded by the exons ATGTCCTCCAACAAGCGTCGTAAACTCGACACCCAAGCTGCTCCTTCAT CAGCGGTAAGCGCATTAAGTGCACTCGCAGCTCGCCGGCGCTTAGTCACCAATGTACCAGCCAAAGAGCCCAGTTCATCTCCGGAGCCTGAAGAATCAGCTTCAGCTAGAACCAACTCCTTCAGTGTCCTACAAACTTTAAAGCGTCAAAATGAACCCCCCAAGTCTCCCAAGAAGAATGGGTCAAGAGGGCCACTCAATCGTGGCGACACCAGAGCTTCTACCTCGCAAGGTGGTAAGATGAG CGATCCATCTACTCCAGAAGCCGGTCTTTTAAGTTCTCGAGTCATGTACTCGTCTTTCTTACTAAATAAAAACAACTGCCGCACAACAGCAAAGGGCACCATCGCGTTAAAGCTCAGAGATAGCGAG CGATTCATTGCCATTGGTAGCTTTGGAATCAAAGTCATTGCCGGCGAAGCGACTGTGTTTGGAGCCACTCTTCAACCATCAGATCCTATACACTGGATTCACGCTCCCCACTGTCATGCAATTCCAGTTATCAGAACCTCCGAGAAGACTAGTCTGGAGCTTCACCATGACCCAAATGCCGACGGCTTGCGACGGTTAAGTCGTTTGTCCCCCCTTTTTAGAGGCATATGGGGAGAATCAAAGGATGACTCTACGGAGCACAGCCTAGGAAAGGGACGAACGTTCCAGATT GTATGCAGTTCTGATGATGCTCCTAAGAAGTGCGTCATACAAGAactttcatctcctccagcatGGAACAAGAAGCTAGCCGATCTCGTATCCGTAGCCAAGGGTGGCCCTTTCACAACGCTTGTATGCGGTCCCAAGTCTGCGGGAAAGTCAACCTTTTCCAAGATGCTCGTGAACCGCATCTTAACGAGTGAAGCAACACGAACAGGGAGTCATGGCATGGCTATTCTCGACTTGGATCCCGGCCAGCCCGAGTATGCACCTTGCGGGACGATATCCCTCGTTCATATCACCCGACCCAATCTAAGCGCTGCCTTTACGCATCCAAATCTAGACGATGAATCATACAGAGTCATCAGATGTCATGCGTTGGCATCCATGACACCAGCGGCGGCCCCAGAACACTACTTGGAATGCGTGCTGGATCTTCTTGACTACTATCGAAGACTGCTGCGCAattgccatcttctcatcaacactCCAGGTTGGATTCTGGGCACTGGACAGGACCTACTAGTGGAAATTATCTCTCGAGTCAACCCTCCAGAAGTGATTTACATGTCTGAAGACGGCCCTGCAGATGTTGTTGAAGTTTTACGCGGTGCAACGAAAAGAACTTTTACTACCCTGCCCTCGCAACCATCCGAGTTTGCGTCCCGCACCGCTGCTCACTTGAGGGCCATGCAGGCTATGTCATACTTCCACTTGCAAGACCAGAAACAACTGATCGCAGGCTTGAGGCCGAGCTGGAACCCTTCCCCACTGTCGTCCATCCCTCCGTTGCAGGTCCGGTACTCTGGCAATCAGCGGGGAATTCTCGGTATTCTACTATATGACTACCAGTCTCCATCGGAGCTGCTCTCACAAGCAATCAATGGAATGATACTTGCTGCGGTGGATGTGGAGGATCCCAAAGCATTTCGCAATCTAGCTTCCACTGCTCAGTTGTCAGTGGATGGTGGCGGCAAAGACGGGTATTCCGCAATGGAAGACTTCATTTCAAGGACCACGGAAGGGCTGCCGTATATTCCAAATGCCAGCGACATCACTCTTGACCCTTGCTTCTCTCGCACcatcggcctcgtcctcatccgAGGTATCGACACCACTACTCAAACACTTCAACTCCTTACTCCTATCCCACTACAGACAATAGAGCAGATCCGGTCGCAGGGCCGACAGATCGTGCTCGTTCATGGAAAATTTGATGCACCGACATGGGCATACACGGAGGACTTGTACGGGCGTTCCCAGCAGGACGATATCAACGCAGACAAGCCCCTTGAAATAGTGAATGAAGACCCaaatgaggatgaggatgaggatgaggctgaagatgtggatgaagaggaagcttcAGCGGAATCCGAGGCTCCTTCGGACCCAAGTGCCGGGTCTTCTACCGCCCTCCCGTGGGTCGAGGTGCTCCGCGGCAGCCAAAAGCGGCCAGTCGGCTCGCGTGTGTGGAGAGTGCGGAGAGACCTGGGCCGTAATATCGGCGGTGACTGA